The proteins below are encoded in one region of Synchiropus splendidus isolate RoL2022-P1 chromosome 13, RoL_Sspl_1.0, whole genome shotgun sequence:
- the ccl25a gene encoding C-C motif chemokine 25: protein MRFNTLFLLLVLSCFCVVWAQGSYDDCCLSYVSGPNRHIQKHAKTYRLQKMDGGCNIRATIFTMRKGREYCTDTDATWVKELMAKIDRRLKISHRRSPRKSFQHQHQHNGA, encoded by the exons ATGCGCTTCAACACCTTGTTTCTTCTGCTGGTCCTGTCCTGTTTCTGCGTGGTCTGGGCACAAG GCTCCTATGACGACTGCTGTCTGTCTTACGTGAGTGGCCCCAACAGGCACATCCAGAAACACGCAAAGACGTACCGTCTGCAGAAGATGGACGGAGGCTGCAACATCAGAGCAACTAT CTTCACCATGAGGAAAGGCCGAGAGTACTGCACCGATACTGACGCCACATGGGTGAAGGAGCTGATGGCCAAGATCGACAGACGGCTGAAAATCTCCCACAGGAGGAGCCCCAGGAAG TCGttccagcaccagcaccagcacaaCGGAGCCTGA